Genomic window (Toxotes jaculatrix isolate fToxJac2 chromosome 10, fToxJac2.pri, whole genome shotgun sequence):
GCAGTATGAGAATAAACATGGCAGACTATAGAGGCAAAGAAAAGGCTTTGACAGGCACCTAGCTGCGCCTGAGCacaattaattaataatgaataagCTGAGTACAAAAAggagcagaaacaacaacaatgagcAGAAGAAAGTAACTGCGGAGAACTTGGGGAAATCTCAGAATCAAAAAGGAGCAATTTTATGACCTTTATGAAAAATGAAGACTATTTAATTCAAAGAGCTGCGgagtgaaaaaaagacaaatttaacaGGCTTCTCAGCTTGAGCAGCCAGGATAGATGTAGCTCTGGCCAAAGATGAAGGGGGCTCACTGCTTACTCTGCAGCCAGTGTCTCTAACCATAGCAACAAGCATCAAACTATTTTTCATCTGGTTTTGAATTagtactgttaaaaaaaaaaaaaatctgttcttaTCCTGCAAATTTGTCAGTTTTACTGGGGACAGATGGCAGCGTGTGGAGCGATGTGAGCAGAGTTTGAATTCTGTTGATTTAACAGATTTCCcactgtgcatctgtgcatgtgtctctTTCAGGCATGGTGCCCACGCCCCAGGTGTGCGTATCAACCCTGGTCACGGTGAGCACGATGGCAGTGGTGGACCTCTACCTGCTGGAGCAGAGCATGCTGGGGGCTCATGGTCTTCCAGGACCAAGTGTCTGGCAGTGTGCGGCGGTGTTGCTAGGTGATGTGGGCTTCCTGCTCGCGCTGCGCTTCGTGTCGGCCGGCGTTGTGTCAGAGGTGCGGTCACCACGTCGCGGTTTTGCCAACGCCCTCTGGTTCCTGTTCCTGTCTCTGCTCCAGCTCAAGCTCTTCTTCATCTGCCATAACTACAGACAGGAACGCCGGCCGCCCGACCTGTTGGCCAGGAAGACCCTGACGCTGCTGCTGTCCATCTGCCTGCCCTCTCTGTTCCTAATTCTGACGGGGGCTGACCACATGACCCCTCAGCGCAGGAAGCAGGAGGTGCGGGGCCGACTGCTGTGGGTGGTTGTGGACCTGCTCGATGTGCTGGACCTGCAGGCAGGGCTGTGGGAAGTCCAAGGAGGGACCGCAGCAGGGACTGGAGGGGTCGTTGAGCAGAAGTTGCCCATCTGGGCTGAGGGCCTGGTCTTCTTTTACTGCTAcgccctcctgctgctgctgccctgtgTGGCCCTCACAGAGCTGGGGGCCACCGGTCTGCCAGGACAGAGGGGGCCCCGTAAGGAGGCTTTGTACCCTTGGCTTAGCTTGGTCACTATCAATATCTTCACCCTGGCCCTGAGGGGCACAGGCATGTTGTGGTACAGGGACCCCCGTGTATCCACCGTGTTCCTGGGGAAGAACCTGCTGGCTCTGGCTGTGAAGCTGAGCTCAGCCTGGGAGAGACATAAGCAGGAGCGTGCTGCTGCGGGAGCTGGGACTGTGGCTGGAACCGAACCAGGAGACTCGACCTTGCCAAGCCAGAGCTCAGAGCAGGGAGAGGGCCAGGCCCGGGGGAAAGCTCCTCCCTCTCattatcacacactgtctcgcTCCCAAAGCCACACTCTCTCCCACGTCAGCCTGGAGCCTGCAGAGACGCCCTTAGGACCCTCTTTCATCTCCCACGAACTCTAGAGAGTCTCACTCGGTCTGaacatgcacgcatgcacaaaCGCATGtacgcacacccacacaatcAAAACTTGGACCAGCCAAGCCAGTATCACATCCAAACAGATAACTTGTATTGAATTTCAGTACAACAGTGATGGGTATGATGCAGAGCTGTGGAAATGCATTTGGCAAGCTTGGCTTTCTGCACATTTTGTTGTGCTAAGAATAACTCAAAATGCATTGCTGTGATTTATGggagtgtatttttaaattgaacACTGTGCACACATCTATCATAGTGTAAAGAATATTCCAGACATGTAAGCTGAAGTCTAGCAGTGTTTATTCTTGTTTAATCTGGGTACAACTGCCTCAACTGCCACAATTTTCCGAATTCTGTCCGTCACACACCGGCTTGAAGTTGTAGTCTGTTTATAATGTAAGTTTAATTATAATGTAAGTTTAATTTCTTGCTAAAAATCATCTGATGCCACGCCATATGCTGAGTCTGTGTAGGGGAGAGGAATATCTCTCTGTGGTGCActtatttttgttaaatttgaGTTCAGTTCATGTGGTTTGTGGGAAAAATTAGATCAACACTCTTCTACCAttagatgccaaaaaaaaaaaaaaaaatcgactgTGACCTTTCAGTGTACATTTTCTCTGACAATTTACAGGGAActttcacagagaaaaatttAATACAGAGggataatttattttttttcctacagtacCACAGAGGCATGATTTAAAAGCCGACTAGCGGTAAAACTCACTCTACACTGTGCTCCAATATTTCAATGTAGAGTATAacccagtggttcccaaactctTTGGCTTGTGCCCCTTTAAAGGAAAGATCTGAGATTTTTCTTATTTGAATACATTTAAAGACACGATGATGTGAACTTATATAGTTTTTCAtaatataaaaatgcaaaagatacagaagaaaaacaaaaaacatacaaaaaaaattagtttagcatacaaatgtttttttttttccttatatccagttttttttcataatgtcaTGACCTTCCAGATTTATCTTGTGGCCACTTTGAGGGCCCCTGCACCAAGGGTGTGCACCACAATTGCAGTGGTATCAGATTTCACTTATTTGTTCCTCTTGTCTGGAAGAAAATGTTAATCAGGGGCATCAGTGTCTTTGGTGTTTGGTTGGAGTGAAAACCTGCTGATGGGCCTTATGCTCGACTGTCCCTGCCAAACTGTGTTCTTGCTCTTATatctttgatttaatttaaatgcatCAGTCAACTAGCGAATCTGAAAAGATTTCAGAGATGTATATGGTATCTTCACATGTATTTCAGAACAACTATTGCTGTtttaacacaacaaaatgtgcaTAACATAAAATGCCAACTGTTTATGGAAGACACTGTTTCCATAAATGAAATGATGTTTTAATGGTAGGGATGAAAACTGGGCGATGAGTATTTTGCATTATCTTAATCCTATTGTGACACAAACTACAGGTCTATTTTACTACAGtgtttacaaacacaaaacaccaaTGTAAGTAATCCCTTTACAGTTTGAAAACACTCAAAATTcatgttttgttgtcttttgtcaTCTGTACTTGTCTTAAAGTCTCTCTGGGATAACTGCCTGTCCCAGCTAGGGGTGGGAATCGATAGATTATATTGATATCAGTGACATTATCAATTCTGCTTATTGGTCTGATTCTTTATCAGTTCCCCTCTTTAACAATTCCTGAGCaattttctgtgtggaaaacaaGTAGGAATACAGTGTTTGTGcaactgttttattatctctGAGTCTGAACGCAGGCTGTATCCTGAGACCTAGCTGTAGCAACAGTCTGTCTCATCATCTAAAATGGATGAGAGAATATTTTTacagcatttgttttcattaagcttttcttagtgaaaaaaaaaaatcagaaaagcCTGCATGTGTGGCATTAATGCTAATAACATAGGAGGATATTTAGCCTCGGTAGCAGACGTGGAGGCACTCGTGCGTAGAGCATCAAATACATGGCACTCCTGGAATTTAAGCCTGTGTTCGGAGAAAGATGTGCATGCAGGGATGTATGCAGCTTAGAGGGGGAGAGTGTAACAGGTCATTTTCTGTAAGCTACAATTTACAAATGTCCCCTAAATACCTCACATGCAGGCTATCAGTAGACCCTATCTAGGCAGCAGCGCACAGAGAAGCCTCTAGTCCACACTCAGTTACTACAGCGCATGCaactcagacaggtgtgtggccaaaGAGTGGTTAGTTTGAAAAGAGGGAAATAAGACGATCTAATGTAAGATTTACCTCAGCTGAAACTGAGTGATTTTATCTACCTGGGCAGGTCGTAATCTACCTGGGTGGGTCGCCCTACTAGAGACTATGCATGGAAAACGCTGgaccctttctttttctctgccagtTTCCAACAGCCTAGACTAGAGTTTGACGTTATCATTTTGCAATGTGcaactgtcagaaaaacatgCCGGCATCGATAAAAGGAACTGATACGCTCAAGGTTCACGATTCCCATCCCTAGTCCCACCATCAAAtccctttttttccactttagaTGAGAGAGTTAACTTTTTAAACCCATATTAATTATCAGTTATGGATTGAGCTTTTCATTCACAAATTTGTTAAAATGTGGATGTTGTAGTATTTAGGTGTTGTGGGATTGTGggtcagagcagcaggtgtAGAGGATGTACAGAACAGTCAAGTGCCTTGTTTCCTCATGGACCTACAAGCCTCTGGGTTGTCAAGAGGCATACACCTTATGTGTACCATGCGGAACTTGGACATACACCATGTGTTTACTGTGAAGTTATTCCACAGCTGTTGTCAGCTACACCTCCAGGACAGAGTGCAAACTAATAAAGTGTTTCATACTCGCCTGGTGTTGACAGTTCAATGGGTATTATGTAGCTGTAGGAGCGTTATTGGCAGCCTGTTGCCCAAACATGGGGAAAAAACAGGAGGAGTCAGTTCAGCCAAGAGGCCTTAAGGACAAATGACAGCCTcatacttgctgctgtaacataacaatttccctctgagggatgaataaagtatatctatctatctatctaaaacCTCCACTAAATTAAAGTCAATCAGCTCCCATTCTGCAATCACAGAAAAttgcatgtttttatgtttttctcatGCTGAACTGGTGAAGTGAATGGAAGCTTCCCACATATTCAAGGCAGAAAAGGGTGCTCTTTGTTTCACAGAGCGGCACGCTGACGAAAGGCCGTCATTTATCACAATTATGCCAGCGGCCCCATCAGCCCGGATCCTCTCGCAGTAATCCTTGAGTGTGCTGTCGTGTTGTCTGCCTTTAatgctgaaagagagagaagtctTGATGCgattggggtgtgtgtgtcaagaGTTGTAGTAAGTGTGTGATGCTTTTCAGAGTGAACCGGCTCTTTGCTCACAGAGGCTGTGAATGCACCCGTCGCCCTCTCCTCTGAGCTTTAATGGTCCTATTAATTGAAATTGAGGCTATTTGTCAAAATGCAAGCGCTTATTCTCACTGCTTTATGCTTGATTTACAGGCTGTATTTACAGAATGTATTAAGACTAATGTACATACTCAGCCACAAAAAGAAATTCGTTTAAAGTTCCAGTGGGGAATTTCTCTCCGGTTCAGAGAGACTTTTAGGGAAAAACCACAAAGGGATAACCAGTGTAGTAGACAGCATCCAACTCTCGTCTACCCTCATTCTTTGACTCCTTCTCCCTCGTTCACTCTACATTTCAAACACATGTGTTCTGGATGCACTCCCTGTTGGGCAACTTCTCATATTTCTATTATACTAAAAGCAGCGACTGCATAGGCAGCAGCCTCTGCAAATGACTACCTCCTAGAATTTGTTACACCTGTTAAGCTCTAGATACAATGCTCAGCATTTTCCCTCAGCTCCCGCCGACTCTCATAACCTGCTCCTGAAGAAAAGTACGTGAGCAGCTCccctattttctttcttcttttgctaCACTCTCCTGTGCTCTCTATTCCTCTCCTTCTATTCGCCTGTGCTAATTTCACTCTAGCCTGTAATTATTCTCCTGTACCAAAGCTGtcagtttccctttttttgtctcctgttccttcttttatttctctcgtTTGTTTAAATTTGCCCCGCAGCCGACAAGCTGCCTACCTCTCTGCACTTCCTCTGTCAAGGGTGGTTAGTCAGagacgaggaaaaaaaaaaaactgaggaggAGAGGTTGGCTAAGATTAAAGGGCTGGGGCCATTGCCTAAAGCAGAGCGGCTGCCGACTgccatttatttactgtttgctacacacagtgtgtgcttGATGGAGCACGGGAGCCGAGAGAGACAAAGGCACACAACACGCTGCCCCGACAACAATGACATCCCAAACAGTCCAAAAGGAGGCACCTTTAGACAAACATATGGCTTTGTTTTGCTTGGTTGAGCACTTGGTTACAACCCATCTCACCTCATTACCCCATGACGCTGCGACAGTTACAGTATGCCTACAAGCTCACACCCACCTAGTCTGGCAGCAAGAGCcacatttaacagacagatatcTAAATCATTCATCATACATCAGCACCACAACGTTTGGAGAGAACTTCAAAGTATATTCTATCAGAAAGAAATGATGCAAAAGAATCTCAGACTCTTATGATATGCAACTCAATACTGCAGACAAACGCATACTAATACTGGCCTCAGATGCTGGGGTTATACCTGCTGCtgagattaaataaaataaaaaaagaaccagggtttaattgtttaagttaattaacaaacacaaaggaggatttgctgattttctctgttttacatcattatAAACTGAACAGAGGTGAAAGAAATATTTAGATACATTTTTTTAGTAAATATCTTTTTGTTGATTTACAAGGTTTTTTTGAAAGTTATGACCACAAAGGCTTTATTTGGTAAGAGGAGCATAGGATTCCT
Coding sequences:
- the tmem265 gene encoding transmembrane protein 121: MVPTPQVCVSTLVTVSTMAVVDLYLLEQSMLGAHGLPGPSVWQCAAVLLGDVGFLLALRFVSAGVVSEVRSPRRGFANALWFLFLSLLQLKLFFICHNYRQERRPPDLLARKTLTLLLSICLPSLFLILTGADHMTPQRRKQEVRGRLLWVVVDLLDVLDLQAGLWEVQGGTAAGTGGVVEQKLPIWAEGLVFFYCYALLLLLPCVALTELGATGLPGQRGPRKEALYPWLSLVTINIFTLALRGTGMLWYRDPRVSTVFLGKNLLALAVKLSSAWERHKQERAAAGAGTVAGTEPGDSTLPSQSSEQGEGQARGKAPPSHYHTLSRSQSHTLSHVSLEPAETPLGPSFISHEL